From one Gemmatimonadota bacterium genomic stretch:
- a CDS encoding ABC transporter permease has translation MIQDVLTVARKEWLEIIDQLLRFKRGGWSILLVVLFLGVISPLQMGTTWLSSPLMFFYWPLLTSSMTSTLIADSIAGERERHTLETLLASRLPDAAIISGKILAAVLYGFTFAALNLAIGWTVVNVRHYAGELLWIPLPRVASLFALIVAGSFFIAGLGVFVSLRAATVRQAQQTFGVIILVLMMTPVLFVQLTSTDFQVRVLARVGTMGLEALSFRIAAAIGGIAVLLNLLAIQRFRRGRLSLD, from the coding sequence ATGATCCAGGACGTCCTGACCGTCGCCCGCAAGGAATGGCTCGAGATCATCGACCAGCTGCTGCGCTTCAAGCGCGGCGGGTGGTCCATCCTCCTCGTCGTGCTCTTCCTCGGCGTCATCTCGCCGCTGCAGATGGGAACGACCTGGCTGTCGTCGCCACTGATGTTCTTCTACTGGCCGCTGCTCACCTCGAGCATGACGTCCACGCTCATCGCCGATTCGATTGCCGGCGAACGCGAACGCCATACCCTCGAGACGTTGCTGGCCTCGCGACTCCCCGATGCGGCCATCATCTCAGGGAAGATCCTGGCCGCTGTGCTGTACGGCTTCACCTTCGCCGCGCTGAACCTCGCGATCGGCTGGACCGTCGTGAACGTGCGCCACTACGCGGGAGAACTGCTCTGGATCCCGCTCCCGCGCGTCGCGTCGCTCTTCGCGCTGATCGTCGCCGGTTCGTTCTTCATTGCCGGTCTCGGGGTCTTCGTCTCCCTGCGCGCGGCCACGGTCCGGCAGGCACAGCAGACCTTCGGGGTGATCATCCTCGTCCTGATGATGACCCCGGTCCTGTTCGTCCAGCTCACCTCCACCGACTTTCAGGTGCGCGTGCTGGCGAGGGTCGGGACGATGGGGCTGGAAGCGCTCTCCTTCCGGATCGCCGCGGCGATCGGGGGGATCGCCGTCCTCCTCAACCTGCTCGCGATCCAGCGTTTCAGGCGCGGCCGCCTGTCGTTGGACTGA
- a CDS encoding ABC transporter ATP-binding protein, whose translation MTVPAIRVAGLVRDFPKVRALDHLTFDVPPGIVFGFLGPNGAGKTTVIRVLLGILEPTEGGAEVFGLDPRRHGSTVRARAGALLEHNGVYERLSAVQNLEFYARAWHMNAGDRNARIRDLLSQFGLWERRDEPVGDWSRGMKQKLAIARAVLHRPPLVFLDEPTAGLDPVASASLRDDLMRLAQQEGVTIFLTTHNLAEAERLCALVGVIRRGKLLDFGAPTALRSARGAPVVHIAGHGLDDALLADLAGITPVASLERDNSGVVVRIAPDGDVPAIVAWLVARGVGIEEVRRDHLSFEDVFLELVSSDGTPPGVRAHTPPAREGR comes from the coding sequence ATGACCGTTCCGGCCATCCGGGTAGCCGGGTTGGTGCGCGATTTTCCCAAGGTCCGCGCGCTCGACCACCTCACCTTCGACGTTCCCCCGGGCATCGTGTTCGGCTTTCTGGGGCCGAACGGTGCCGGCAAGACGACGGTGATCCGCGTCCTGCTGGGGATCCTCGAGCCCACCGAGGGCGGCGCGGAGGTCTTTGGCCTCGACCCGCGACGGCACGGGAGCACCGTGCGCGCGCGCGCCGGCGCGCTGCTCGAGCACAACGGCGTGTACGAGCGGCTCTCGGCGGTGCAGAACCTCGAGTTCTACGCGCGGGCATGGCACATGAATGCCGGCGACCGCAACGCCCGCATTCGCGACCTGCTGTCGCAGTTTGGACTCTGGGAGCGGCGTGACGAACCCGTGGGAGACTGGAGCCGCGGGATGAAGCAGAAGCTCGCCATCGCGCGCGCCGTCCTGCACCGTCCCCCGCTCGTCTTCCTCGACGAGCCGACGGCGGGGCTCGACCCGGTCGCGTCGGCGTCGTTGCGCGACGACCTGATGCGGCTCGCGCAGCAGGAGGGGGTCACGATCTTCCTCACCACGCACAACCTCGCCGAAGCAGAACGGCTGTGCGCGCTCGTGGGGGTGATTCGCCGCGGGAAGCTGCTCGACTTCGGTGCGCCAACGGCACTGCGCAGCGCACGCGGCGCCCCGGTGGTCCACATCGCCGGCCACGGCCTCGACGACGCCCTGCTCGCCGACCTCGCCGGCATCACGCCGGTGGCCTCGCTCGAGCGCGACAACAGCGGCGTGGTCGTGCGCATTGCCCCTGACGGCGATGTTCCCGCCATCGTCGCCTGGCTGGTGGCGCGAGGCGTGGGCATCGAGGAGGTGCGCCGCGACCACCTCTCGTTCGAGGACGTCTTCCTCGAACTCGTCTCCAGCGACGGCACTCCACCCGGCGTCCGCGCGCACACGCCGCCGGCGCGCGAGGGGCGATGA
- a CDS encoding cyclase family protein, which produces MGHEFATDGTLHDISILLRPGTPEWPGDTPYDCRWTARVGDGASVNLSCISGSPHVGTHADAPLHVRDGWPASHALPLDVFVGRCLVVDVSARQGAISFPQLGLSDDVRVERLLLQTGHTIADGAFPRAWPVLTTSCVDALLRRGLRLLAVDCPSVDERESKALDVHHRIFAGGAYVLENLDLGAVTPGEYELVALPLRIDGLDAAPVRAALRALSPAPRA; this is translated from the coding sequence ATGGGCCACGAATTCGCGACCGACGGGACGCTGCACGACATCAGCATCCTCCTTCGCCCGGGGACGCCGGAGTGGCCGGGGGACACCCCGTACGACTGCCGCTGGACGGCTCGAGTCGGCGATGGAGCGAGCGTGAACCTCTCGTGCATCTCGGGGAGCCCGCACGTGGGGACGCACGCCGACGCGCCGCTGCACGTGCGCGACGGCTGGCCGGCGTCGCATGCCCTCCCCCTCGACGTCTTCGTGGGACGCTGCCTCGTCGTCGACGTGAGCGCACGCCAAGGGGCGATCAGCTTTCCGCAGCTCGGACTCTCCGACGACGTGCGCGTCGAGCGCCTGCTCCTGCAGACCGGACACACGATCGCCGACGGGGCATTCCCGCGCGCCTGGCCCGTGCTCACGACCTCGTGCGTCGATGCCCTGCTCCGCCGCGGGCTCCGACTCCTCGCCGTCGACTGTCCGTCGGTCGATGAGCGCGAGAGCAAGGCGCTCGACGTGCACCACCGGATCTTTGCCGGCGGCGCGTACGTCCTCGAGAATCTCGACCTCGGCGCGGTGACTCCCGGCGAGTACGAACTCGTCGCCCTCCCCCTTCGCATCGACGGACTCGACGCCGCCCCCGTGCGCGCGGCGTTGCGCGCGCTCTCCCCTGCACCGCGCGCATGA
- the bshB1 gene encoding bacillithiol biosynthesis deacetylase BshB1, whose amino-acid sequence MSSLAPLDLLAIVAHPDDAELTCGGTLIKAARAGRRTGILDLTAGEMGSRGSAAIRAAEAAEANAILGIAARETLGLPDSGIVNTPETRRLLARALRRFRPQVVLAPAPAPYGRHPDHRAAAELIRDAVFVAGLRKLEDDLEPFRPRKVVHCIAYREDHLKPTFVVDISDTFEDKLAAIRCYRSQFDDAVQAGEVYPNGESLYDIVRHQAAHYGSLIRTRYGEPFYTTETMRVDDITSLQVSTF is encoded by the coding sequence ATGTCTTCCCTCGCCCCCCTCGACCTCCTCGCGATCGTCGCCCATCCCGACGACGCCGAACTGACCTGCGGCGGGACGCTGATCAAGGCCGCGCGGGCCGGGCGGCGCACCGGGATCCTCGACCTCACCGCCGGCGAGATGGGATCGCGCGGCTCCGCCGCCATTCGCGCCGCCGAAGCCGCCGAGGCCAACGCGATCCTGGGGATCGCCGCCCGCGAGACGCTCGGCCTTCCCGACTCGGGGATCGTCAACACCCCCGAAACGCGCCGCCTCCTGGCGCGCGCCCTTCGCCGCTTCAGGCCGCAGGTCGTCCTCGCCCCCGCGCCGGCCCCGTACGGGCGCCACCCCGACCACCGCGCCGCCGCCGAACTCATTCGTGATGCCGTCTTCGTGGCGGGGCTGCGCAAGCTGGAGGACGACCTCGAGCCGTTTCGCCCGCGCAAGGTCGTGCACTGCATCGCGTACCGGGAAGATCACCTCAAGCCCACCTTCGTCGTCGATATCAGCGACACCTTCGAGGACAAGCTGGCCGCCATCCGCTGCTATCGCTCGCAGTTCGATGACGCAGTGCAGGCGGGCGAAGTGTACCCCAACGGGGAATCGCTCTACGACATCGTCCGCCACCAGGCGGCGCACTACGGCTCGCTGATTCGTACGCGCTACGGTGAGCCGTTCTACACGACCGAGACCATGCGCGTCGACGACATCACGTCGCTCCAGGTATCCACGTTCTGA